From the genome of Abyssicoccus albus, one region includes:
- the secG gene encoding preprotein translocase subunit SecG, with amino-acid sequence MELALTVLLVIVCISLITVVLLQPGKSSGLSGAIGGGSEQLFGKQKIRGSELFLHRATVILSLLFFIIMLTLTYLKI; translated from the coding sequence ATGGAACTTGCGCTTACAGTATTGTTAGTCATTGTGTGTATTAGTTTAATCACTGTTGTATTGTTACAGCCTGGAAAAAGCAGTGGCTTATCAGGTGCTATTGGCGGTGGCAGTGAACAATTATTTGGTAAGCAGAAGATCAGAGGATCTGAGTTATTTTTACACAGAGCAACGGTCATTTTGTCACTACTATTTTTTATCATAATGCTCACATTAACATATTTGAAGATTTAA
- the eno gene encoding phosphopyruvate hydratase, with amino-acid sequence MPIITDIYAREVLDSRGNPTIEVEVLTESGAFGRALVPSGASTGEYEAVELRDGEADRYLGKGVTKAVDNVNDIISPELVEGEFSVLEQVSIDKMMIALDGTENKGKLGANAILGVSMAVARAAADLLGQPLYKYLGGFNGVQLPVPMMNIVNGGEHADNNVDIQEFMIMPVGAEDFKSALRMGAEIFHALKKVLNDKGLNTAVGDEGGFAPNLGSNEEALSTIIEAIEKAGYKPGEEVRLAMDAASSEFYDADKGEYNLKGEGVVKSSKEMVDWYEELVNKYPIISIEDGLDENDWEGHRLLTERIGDRVQLVGDDLFVTNTTKLSRGIEEGVGNSILIKVNQIGTLTETFEAIEMAKRAGYTAVISHRSGETEDTTIADIAVATNAGQIKTGAPSRTDRVAKYNQLLRIEDELFETARYDGLESFYNLNLENEK; translated from the coding sequence ATGCCAATTATTACAGATATTTATGCAAGAGAAGTTTTAGACTCACGTGGAAATCCAACTATTGAGGTGGAAGTATTAACAGAGTCAGGTGCATTTGGTCGTGCATTAGTTCCATCAGGTGCTTCAACAGGAGAATATGAAGCGGTTGAATTAAGAGATGGTGAGGCAGACCGTTATCTTGGTAAAGGTGTAACGAAAGCGGTTGATAATGTCAATGATATTATCTCACCTGAACTTGTTGAAGGTGAATTCAGTGTATTAGAGCAAGTATCAATCGATAAGATGATGATCGCTTTAGACGGTACAGAAAACAAAGGTAAATTAGGTGCCAATGCAATTTTAGGTGTGTCAATGGCCGTTGCACGAGCTGCTGCAGATTTATTAGGTCAACCATTGTATAAATACTTAGGTGGTTTCAACGGTGTACAATTACCAGTCCCAATGATGAACATTGTAAACGGTGGAGAGCACGCGGATAACAATGTGGATATCCAAGAATTCATGATCATGCCAGTCGGTGCTGAAGATTTCAAATCAGCGTTACGTATGGGTGCAGAAATTTTCCACGCGTTGAAAAAAGTGTTGAACGACAAAGGATTAAACACTGCAGTTGGAGATGAAGGTGGATTCGCACCGAACTTAGGTTCAAACGAAGAAGCGTTATCTACAATTATAGAAGCGATCGAAAAAGCTGGATACAAACCAGGTGAAGAAGTACGTCTTGCAATGGATGCTGCAAGTAGTGAATTTTACGACGCAGACAAAGGTGAATACAACCTAAAAGGTGAAGGGGTTGTTAAATCAAGCAAAGAAATGGTTGATTGGTATGAAGAGTTAGTGAATAAATACCCAATTATTTCAATCGAAGACGGATTAGACGAGAACGACTGGGAAGGTCACCGTCTATTAACTGAACGCATCGGAGATCGCGTACAATTAGTTGGAGATGATTTATTCGTCACGAACACGACAAAATTATCTCGCGGTATCGAAGAAGGTGTTGGTAACTCAATTTTAATCAAAGTAAACCAAATCGGTACATTAACTGAAACGTTCGAAGCAATTGAAATGGCGAAACGTGCTGGATACACTGCGGTGATTTCACACCGTTCTGGTGAAACTGAAGATACAACAATCGCAGACATTGCGGTTGCGACAAATGCAGGTCAAATCAAAACAGGCGCACCATCTAGAACAGACCGTGTTGCGAAATATAATCAATTATTACGCATCGAAGATGAATTATTCGAAACAGCTAGATACGACGGTTTAGAATCTTTCTATAACTTAAATTTAGAAAATGAGAAGTAA
- a CDS encoding alpha/beta hydrolase: MRVQQPKPFFFDEQSEYAVLLLHGFTGNSSDVRQFGRYLQKQGIASLAPIYDGHGESPEALLQSNPHLWWRDVLNGYDELKAQGYEHIAVAGISLGGLMGLKLSLHRDVFALSTMCSPTRFKTEDEMFNKFVGFARQFKQLEGKSHDTIEREVNALAPTSMISDLLSFMEEVVSSLDDIMTPIYIAQGSLDTVIDIDSAEDIYNGVFSDIKEKKYYEQSGHIITQDKQKNQLFDDVLTFINTQFSE, from the coding sequence ATGAGAGTTCAACAACCTAAGCCGTTCTTTTTCGATGAGCAGAGTGAATACGCGGTATTATTACTCCATGGATTCACAGGCAATTCGAGTGACGTGCGTCAATTCGGGCGTTACTTACAAAAACAAGGTATTGCTTCATTGGCGCCTATTTATGATGGACATGGTGAGTCACCTGAAGCACTCCTTCAATCTAATCCACATTTATGGTGGCGTGATGTGTTGAATGGTTACGATGAACTGAAAGCACAAGGTTATGAACATATCGCCGTCGCAGGTATAAGTCTCGGTGGATTGATGGGGCTTAAGCTATCGTTACACCGTGATGTATTCGCGTTGTCTACGATGTGTTCGCCAACGCGATTTAAAACAGAAGATGAGATGTTCAATAAGTTTGTCGGATTCGCAAGACAATTTAAGCAGTTAGAAGGGAAATCACACGACACCATTGAACGAGAAGTTAACGCATTAGCGCCGACATCGATGATATCTGATTTATTGTCATTTATGGAAGAGGTTGTGTCCTCGTTAGATGATATCATGACGCCGATTTATATTGCACAAGGGTCATTGGATACAGTGATTGATATTGACAGTGCTGAAGATATATACAACGGTGTCTTTAGTGATATTAAAGAGAAGAAATATTATGAGCAATCTGGGCACATTATTACGCAAGATAAACAAAAAAATCAGCTATTTGATGACGTATTAACGTTTATCAATACACAATTTAGTGAATAA